A region of Emys orbicularis isolate rEmyOrb1 chromosome 20, rEmyOrb1.hap1, whole genome shotgun sequence DNA encodes the following proteins:
- the LOC135892685 gene encoding free fatty acid receptor 3-like: MAPQPEERALYLSIYLLTILTGFPTNLLALHALIRKLRCKATPNCILLLNLTLSDLCFLAFLPFKVAEARAGRWPLPAFLCPLSGLFYFSTIYSSTLFLTAVSVERYLAAAYPIRYKLRRRPAYAALASLGLWLCSLAHCSIVYVTELQPGGGPANATSASSKDLCYDDFTPSQLRVLLPMRLELGIVLFLVPSLLTSFCYCGFVWVVVSSPHIRRGKKQRAVGLVAATLAVFIVCFTPYNVSHVVGFVQRASPSWRDKALLLSTFNASLDPVIFYFSSSAVQHSCRRFLARLWGVCSLPPLARKVFYRRTEKLTLGPPQEQCRGLGGDQVCCSKL; encoded by the coding sequence ATGGCCCCGCAGCCCGAGGAGCGCGCCCTGTACCTCTCCATCTACCTGCTGACCATCCTGACCGGCTTCCCCACCAACCTGCTGGCCCTGCACGCCCTCATCCGCAAGCTGCGGTGCAAGGCCACCCCCAACTGCATCCTCCTGCTCAACCTCACCCTCTCTGACCTCTGCTTCCTGGCCTTCCTGCCCTTCAAGGTGGCCGAGGCCCGGGCTGGGCGCTGGCCACTGCCCGCCTTCCTCTGCCCCCTCAGCGGCCTCTTCTACTTCAGCACCATCTACTCCAGCACCCTCTTCCTGACGGCCGTCAGCGTGGAGCGCTACCTGGCCGCGGCCTACCCCATCCGCTACAAGCTGCGCCGCCGGCCCGCCTACGCCGCCCTGGCCAGCCTGGGCCTGTGGCTCTGCTCCTTGGCCCACTGCAGCATCGTCTACGTGACCGAGCTGCAGCCAGGCGGCGGGCCGGCCAACGCCACCAGCGCCTCCTCCAAGGACCTCTGCTACGATGACTTCACCCCCAGCCAGCTGCGGGTGCTGCTCCCCATGCGCCTGGAGCTGGGCATTGTCCTCTTCCTGGTTCCCTCCTTGCTCACCTCCTTCTGCTACTGCGGCTTCGTGTGGGTGGTGGTCTCCTCGCCCCACATCCGCCGGGGGAAGAAGCAGCGGGCCGTGGGCTTGGTGGCAGCCACCCTGGCCGTCTTCATCGTCTGCTTCACGCCCTACAACGTCTCCCACGTGGTGGGCTTTGTCCAGCGGGCCAGCCCGTCCTGGCGGGACAAGGCTCTGCTCTTGAGCACCTTCAACGCCAGCCTGGATCCCGTCATCTTCTACTTCTCCTCCTCCGCCGTCCAGCACTCCTGCCGCAGGTTCCTGGCCCGGCTCTGGGGcgtctgctccctgccccccttggcCAGGAAGGTCTTCTACCGCCGAAcagagaaactgacactgggaccACCCCAGGAGCAATGCAGAGGCCTTGGGGGCGACCAGGTTTGCTGCTCCAAGCTGTGA